GGAGTCATCGACCGCTTCACGACTGCGTTTTCAGAACGGTTCAATGTGGAGAAGGGAGGTTTGAAGCAATTTTGTGCGGCGGTTGTCGCAATCGACCGCACAAGCGGCAAGGCCCTCGATATCAAACGCATCTTTCTCCGAGGGATCGCATGAATGAAAATCCCGGCACACCTCCGTCCCGAAGTCCCGGAACGCACATCCTCAAAGTCTCCGCACAGAGCAACCCGAACTCGGTCGCCGGCGCGCTTGCCGGCGTACTGCGCGAGCGTGACACCGCCGAACTGCAAGCCATAGGCGCCGGCGCTACGAACCAAGCCGTGAAGGCAATCGCCATCGCTCGCTCGTACCTCGAGGCGAGCGCTTACGATCTCGTGTGCGTGCCGGAATTTATCGACGTGCAAATCGACGGAAAGGAACGAACCGCCATTCGTCTCGCAGTCGAGCGTAGATCCAAATAGATCTTGCTCGTCGATTTTCACTCGCATACACGCAATAGCGATGGGAGTCTGTCGACCGCCGAGCTGGTCGAGTCGATGGACCGGCGCGGCGTCCGCATCTTTTCGATCACCGACCATGACACGACGCGTGCGTACGGTGAGCTGCCGGAATCACGCGCGCAGATCGTCCCGGGCATCGAGATCAACACAACCCGCGACGGTGTCGACATTCACATTCTCGGCTACGCTTTCGACCCGTCTTCCGCGGCGCCGATCCATGCCACACTCGAGGCAAATCGCCAAGCCCGGACCGTACGCATCAAAACGATGATCGAGCGGCTCGCGCGTGCCGGCTACCCGCTAACGGAAGAGATGGTCGCTGCGGAGGCCGGCGGTAGTGAATCCCTTGGCCGGCCGCACGTAGCAAAGGCATTGGTCCGCTCCGGGATGGTCAAAGACGTGCAGACCGTCTTCAATGATCTGGTCGGGCGGGACGGCCCCGGATACGTCCCTTCGGCGCATATCACGGCCCCGGAGGCGATCGAGGCGATTGCGCGCTCGGGCGGCGTCCCGGTCCTCGCCCATCCTGGGCGGCTCTCCGACTACTCGATCATCGACGAGATGGCCGCGCACGGCGTTGTCGGCCTCGAGGTCTTCTATCCATCGCATACCCCACCGATGATCGCTCATTTTCGAGCCCAAGCCGAGCGTCTCGGACTGGTCATGACAGGGGGCTCTGACTTCCACGACTCACGCTGGAATTCAAGCGTGGTCGGCATGGACGTCGAAGAGGGGGATATCGCGCCGTTTCTGGAGCTAATCGGCCGATAAAGTAATTGTTGTCCAGGCCCCCATCGGGGTATGGTGGACACTTCGAAGCCCCCAACAGGAGTCTGATTTTGCACGTCATCGAATCGGCCCGCGGCGACATCAAAGACGCGAGCCTCGCACAAGCCGGCCGTTCCCGGATCGAATGGGCAGGTTCGTTCATGCCGGTACTCGGTCAAATTCGGGACCGCTTCGCGAAAGAGAAGCCGCTCGCCGGCGTTCGCATCGGTGCGTGTTTGCACGTTACGACCGAAACGGCAAATCTGATGCTCGCGCTCAAAGCCGGCGGTGCACAGATTGCGCTTTGCGCCAGCAATCCGCTCTCGACGCAAGACGACGTGGCCGCGGCGCTCGCCGAGACGTACGAGATTCCGACTTTCGCGATCAAAGGCGAAGACAACAAAACGTATTACAGTCACATCGAAGCGGTAATCGCCAGCAAACCACAGATGTCGATGGACGACGGGTGCGATCTCGTCACCGCGATCACGACCAAGCACAAAGAGCTGCTTGCGGGCATGATTGGCGGCTGCGAAGAGACGACGACCGGCGTCATTCGTCTGCGCGCGATGCAGAAGGACAACGTTCTGCCGTATCCGGTGATTGCCGTCAACGATGCGCTGACCAAGCACATGTTCGACAACCGCTACGGAACCGGACAATCCACGCTCGACGGCATCATTCGCGCAACGAATGTCTTGCTTGCCGGCTCGACCGTTGTCGTGTGCGGTTACGGATGGTGCGGCCGCGGCGTCGCCTCACGCGCTAAAGGGCTCGGCGCTCACGTCATCGTCACCGAAGTCGATCCGCGCAAAGCGATCGAAGCGGTGATGGACGGCTTTATGGTCATGGAGATGAACGACGCTGCGAAGCTCGGCGACGTATTCGTGACCGTCACCGGCAACTATCACGTCGTCAACGAAAAGCACTTCACATCGATGAAAGACGGCGCGATCGTCTGCAATTCTGGGCACTTTAACGATGAGATCGATCTCGAGTCGCTTGCCCGCATCGCGACCGAGCGTGAATCGCCGCGTACGTTCGTCGAGCGCTACACACTGGGGAACGGTAAGAGGGTCTCGATTCTCGCCGACGGCCGTCTCGTCAATCTTGCGGCCGGCGAAGGTCACCCCGCGGCCGTGATGGACATGTCGTTCGCAAACCAAGCGATGGCGGCCGCGCATCTCGTCAAGCATCACAAGAGTTTAGAGAAAAAAGTCTATCCGGTTCCCGAATCGATCGACGAAGAAGTTGCGCTTCTCAAGCTTGCAGCAATGAACGTTCGCATCGATACCCTGACTCCGGAACAGGCAAAATATCTCGCATCCTGGTCGGAGGGAACGACCTAAATGGCGTATCGCAGATTGTTCACCAGCGAATCGGTAACCGAGGGTCATCCCGACAAGATTGCCGATCAGATTTCCGATGCCGTTCTCGATGCCATTATGGAGAAGGACCCGAACGGCCGAGTCGCCGTCGAGACTTTTGCGATCACCGGCCAGATTCACATCGCAGGAGAGGTGACGACCTCGAGCTATATCGATATTCCGCGCATCGTCCGTAAGACGATTGCCGACATCGGATATACGAAATCACACGTCGGCTTCGACGCCGAAACGTGCGGCGTCAGCGTCTCGATCGACGAGCAATCGCCCGACATCGCGATGGGAGTCGACCGCGCGCTGGAAACCAAGGAAGCCGGTTCGCACGAAGCGTTCGATCTGATCGGCGCCGGCGACCAAGGTATGATGTTCGGTTACGCGTGCCGCGAGACGAACGAGCTGATGCCGCTGCCGATCACGCTCGCGCACAATTTGACGCGCATGCTGGCATCGGTTCGCAAGAACGAGAATATTCCGTATCTGCGCCCCGACGGCAAGTCGCAGGTTACGGTAGAGTACGACGGTCAACGTCCCGTGCGCGTTGATGCAGTCGTCATTTCAACGCAGCACGAGCCTGACGTCCCGCTCGATACACTCCGTCAGGAAGTAACCGAGCGTGTCATCGATCACGTGATTCCCAAAGCGCTCCGCGATAAGGATCTGCGCGTGTTCGTCAATCCGACGGGCCGCTTCGTCATCGGTGGGCCTAAGGGCGACGCCGGTTTGACCGGGCGCAAGATCATCGCCGACACCTACGGCGGCATGTCGCGCCACGGCGGCGGTGCTTTCAGCGGAAAGGATCCGACCAAAGTCGACCGCTCGGCTGCATACATGGCGCGCTATGTTGCGAAGAACGTCGTCGCCGCGGGACTTGCCGATCGTTGCGAATTACAGGTTGCGTATGCAATTGGCGTCGCGCATCCGGTTAGCGTCCTGGTGGAGACCTTCGGAACCGCCAAAATCGACGAAGAAAAGATTGCTGCGCTCGTCGCTAAGCATTTCGATTTGCGTCCGGCGGCAATCATCCGGCATCTCGATCTGCGACGTCCGATCTATCAACAGACCGCGGCGTACGGGCATTTCGGGCGGCCCGATCTCAACCTGCCGTGGGAGCAGATCGACAAGGCTGCTACGTTGCGGGAAGCCGCCGGCCTCAAGGGCGCTCCGCCCGATCCGGAACTAACGCTCGTCGGGTAAGGTTCTGCTGGGCGGATGGCTCAGCAAGACCTGGGTTCGAATGTCGTAGAGTACGGCAGCGCACGCGTGATCGTTGTCATCGGCGTCATGCTTGCAACGTTGTTGCAGACGCTCGACACGACGATCGTCAACGTGGCGTTGCCGACGATTCAGGGAAATCTCGGCGCGACGATTGATGAGGGTGCTTGGATCGTCACGGGTTACATCATTTCGGCCGTCGTCATCATCCCGCTGACGCCTTGGCTTCAGCTGCGTTTCGGGCGCCGGCAATATTACGCAACGGCCATCTTCGGCTTCACGATCGCATCGATGCTGTGCGGCATCTCCAGCTCGATCGAGCAGCTCATTTTCTGGCGCATCGTGCAAGGCGCGTTCGGCGGCGGTTTGATCGCGACGGGTCAAGCGACGCTGCGCGACACGTTTCCGAAAGCGCAGCTCGGCGCCAGCCAAGCCATTTTTGCGCTGGGCGCAATCGTCGGTCCGAGCGTCGGCCCCTATCTCGGCGGCCTGCTCACCGACAACTACGCGTGGAACTGGGTCTTTTTCATCAACCTCGTTCCGGGAACGCTGGCCGGCATCATCGTTCTCATGCGATTGCGCAATCCGACGGAGCCGCGTAAGCTGCCGATCGATGCAATCGGCTTGAGTTTGCTGGCGATTGGCCTTGGCTCGTTGCAGTACGTTCTCGGTCAGGGGGAGCGCAGCGAGTGGTTTGATTCCGGTGTGATCCGGTTTTTCGTTGCGTCGACCGCAGCTGCGCTGATTGCCTTCGTATGGTGGGAGTTGAGGACAAACAATCCCGTCGTTGACCTTCGCGTCCTGAAGTTTCGCAGCGTGTGGTCGGGCTCGATGCTCGCGTTTACCGTCGGTGCGTCGCTTTACGGCGCAATCGTTATCTTGCCGCAGTACGTTCAAGGCATCCTGGGGTTCACGGCGACGCTTTCGGGCGAACTGATCTTCGTCCGCGCGATCTGTATTGCGATAACCACGATTCCGATCGCGAATCTGGTTGGGCGCGGAAAATTGGATGCGCGCCTGTCGCTTGGGATCGGTTTCCTGTTGCTCTCGGTCTCGAACTATCTCCAGTGTCTCGACACGACCTCGATCTCGACGTTCTGGACGTTTCTATGGGCTCAGTTGACGGGTGGGGTTGGACTCGGGATGCTCTTCGTTCCGATCTCGATCGCCGTGCTTTCAGCCGTTCCGCAAGACGTTGCGCCCAAGGCCGTCGCGTTTACGTCGCTTTCGTTGCAGCTGGGCGGTTCAATCTCGACGGCAATTCTCGTGACGTTGCTCGACCGCCGGGCAGCAGCGCATCTCTCGGACTTAGCCGGCAACGCGACGCTGCGCAATCCGGCCGTCGCCGAGTGGCTAGCGCACAGACTTCCTCTCGCGCAGCTCTTCGGCATCATCAATCGGGAAGCGTTGACGCTAGCTTTTGCGGACGCTTCGATGTTTCTCGCTCTGCTGAGCCTCGTGCTCGCACCACTCGTGTTCCTGATACGTAAGCCGGCGCCGCACAATCCTCAACAAGCGCAGCACGTTTCTATCGAAGCCGCTTAGCGGCGCTCTTCGTGCACCGTCCGGTTCGCAGCGATCCAAACGACGACACAGGCGATGCCAATCGTACTCGCGGCGATTGCGGTTCGTGCGTCATAGACGTCGGCGATTATTCCGCCCAGCAGCGCTCCCGGCAATGTTCCGCCGAGCACGATCAAGCGCGCGGCGCCGAAGACGCGACCGACCGTCTCCTCTGGAATGATGCGCATGCGCCAACCGAGCGTCGCCGACACGGTCCAGCCGCCGCCAACGGATAGAATCCCGAGGACGATTGCGGCGAGGACGGTACTGTGCGACCACAGCAGACCGAATTGAAGAAGACCCCAGAGATATCCGATCACCATGATCTTCCCGAACGGTACGTGCACGCGCGAAACCAAGAGCGCACCAAGCACCGTGCCCGCGCCCATTGCGCCGAAAACGATACCGACGCTCAAGTCGTTGCCACCGAGATCGCGCTTGATGAACGGAACGTATGCCGTAAAGCCGATGCTGCCAAAAAAGTTAGATATGAATGACGCAAAGGTCACGATCCGCATCGCTTTGTCGGCGAACAGAAAGCGAAACCCAACCGCGATGTCGCTCGCGACGTGATGCACGCGCGGGAAACCCGTGACCGTTTCCGGTCCGAGGTCGCGAATGATGCTCAGCGAAAAGATCGATGCGAGATACGTCGCCGCGTTTACGATCAGCGCGGGGAACGGACCAAAAAGGCCAAAGATCGCGCCGCCCAGCGGCGGAACGGCCGTGTTCACCGCCGACTCCGTGCCGATGAGTGCTGAGACGGCGCGAGTCGCACGATCTTTGCCGAGCACGTACGGTATGCTGGAGGCTTGACCGCCGTTGAAGATTGCGCCGCAAGCCGTGTGCAGAACAATTCCGACGTAGAGCAACGGCAACGTTAACCAACCGCTTCGATAGCCGAGCGCGAAGCTGAGAATGATCAGCGAACGAACGACGTCGGCGGAAATCATCAGACGCTTGCGGTTGAGACGATCGGCAAGCGATCCGCCGACCAGACTGAAAACGCCGAAGGAAAACCATTCGAGCGAAAACGTTAGACCCAAGTTGAGCGCCGAGCCGGTCAGCTTGAAGACGAGCAGCGGCAACGCAATCGTGCGCAGCCCATCACCGATGTAGCTGGTCGCTTGCCCGAAATAAAAGAGACGGAAGTCGCGAGAGCGGAAGATGCTCTCGCGCGCCATCCTTAGTGGCTCTCGCGCGCGACGAACGCCCCGCTATGGCCGACCAGAAAGTCGAGATCGGCGCCGCGCTCCGGTCCGAGCACGTGGTCGACGTACAGTCTGCCGTACCCGCGTTCGAAGCTCACTGGCGGATAGTGCTGCGCGCGCCGGCGAGCGTCGAGTTCGGTCTCGCTTACGGCAAGATCGAGACGGCGTGCGTTGACGTCGAGCTCGATGCGGTCGCCGCTTTTCACAAGACCCAGGGGCCCGCCATTCGCGGCTTCGGGCGCCGTGTGCAAAACGACGGTGCCATACGCAGTTCCGCTCATGCGGCCGTCGGAGACGCGCACCATGTCGGTGATTCCCTTGGCGAGAATCTTCGGCGGCAGCGGCATGTTGCCGACTTCCGGCATTCCCGGATAGCCTTTGGGACCCGCGCCTTTGAGGACAAGAACGCACGTTTCGTCGACGTCGAGATTCGGATCGTCGATGCGCGCGTGAAAGTCTTCGACATTTTCGAAAACGACGGCGCGTCCGCCGTGTTTGAGCAGCTTCGGTGTCGCTGCGGACGGTTTTATCACTGCGCCGGTCGGCGCAAGGCTGCCTTTGAGTACTGCGATGCCGGCGTGCTCTTGGAACGGCTTCTCGAACGTAGCAATGACGTCGGAATTCCAATTCTTTGCGTCGGCTATGTTGTCACCCATCGGCTTGCCGCTCACGGTCATAGCGCGATCGTTCAAGAGACGATTCTTCGAAAGCTCACGCATCACGACCGGGACGCCGCCCGCATAGTAAAAGTCTTCCATCAAATACTTGCCCGACGGCATCAAGTTGACGAGTAGCGGCAGATCGTGGCCCAGGCGATCAAAGTCGTCGAGCTCGAGCGGAACACCGAGACGTCCCGCAATTGCGAGCAGGTGGATCACTGCATTCGTCGAGCCGCCGATGGCTGCATTGACGCGAATTGCATTTTCGAACGCCTCGCGTGTTGCAATCTTCGACATGCGCAAATCTTCGCGCACCATTTCGACGATGCGGCGTCCGGCCAACTGCGCAAGCGCGTAGCGGCGCGAATCGACCGCCGGAATCGCAGCGTTGCCGGTCGGAGCCATGCCGAGTGCTTCCGACATGCTCGCCATCGTGGAAGCGGTGCCCATCGTCATGCAGTGACCGTTGGAACGCGATTGCCCGGCTTCGGCTTCGAAGAACTCTTCGGTCGTCAGTTTCCCGGCGCGCACGTCTTCGCTCAGGCGCCATACAGCCGTACCCGAACCGATGTCTTCACCGCGCCATTTTCCGTTGAGCATGGGGCCACCGGTGAGTTGCAGTGTCGGGAGGTCGACGCTGGCTGCGCCCATCAATTGCGCCGGCGTCGTCTTGTCGCATCCCGAGAGCAGCACGACGCCGTCGACCGGA
Above is a genomic segment from Candidatus Baltobacteraceae bacterium containing:
- a CDS encoding MFS transporter, which translates into the protein MARESIFRSRDFRLFYFGQATSYIGDGLRTIALPLLVFKLTGSALNLGLTFSLEWFSFGVFSLVGGSLADRLNRKRLMISADVVRSLIILSFALGYRSGWLTLPLLYVGIVLHTACGAIFNGGQASSIPYVLGKDRATRAVSALIGTESAVNTAVPPLGGAIFGLFGPFPALIVNAATYLASIFSLSIIRDLGPETVTGFPRVHHVASDIAVGFRFLFADKAMRIVTFASFISNFFGSIGFTAYVPFIKRDLGGNDLSVGIVFGAMGAGTVLGALLVSRVHVPFGKIMVIGYLWGLLQFGLLWSHSTVLAAIVLGILSVGGGWTVSATLGWRMRIIPEETVGRVFGAARLIVLGGTLPGALLGGIIADVYDARTAIAASTIGIACVVVWIAANRTVHEERR
- a CDS encoding stage V sporulation protein S, which gives rise to MNENPGTPPSRSPGTHILKVSAQSNPNSVAGALAGVLRERDTAELQAIGAGATNQAVKAIAIARSYLEASAYDLVCVPEFIDVQIDGKERTAIRLAVERRSK
- a CDS encoding PHP domain-containing protein, which encodes MLVDFHSHTRNSDGSLSTAELVESMDRRGVRIFSITDHDTTRAYGELPESRAQIVPGIEINTTRDGVDIHILGYAFDPSSAAPIHATLEANRQARTVRIKTMIERLARAGYPLTEEMVAAEAGGSESLGRPHVAKALVRSGMVKDVQTVFNDLVGRDGPGYVPSAHITAPEAIEAIARSGGVPVLAHPGRLSDYSIIDEMAAHGVVGLEVFYPSHTPPMIAHFRAQAERLGLVMTGGSDFHDSRWNSSVVGMDVEEGDIAPFLELIGR
- the metK gene encoding methionine adenosyltransferase gives rise to the protein MAYRRLFTSESVTEGHPDKIADQISDAVLDAIMEKDPNGRVAVETFAITGQIHIAGEVTTSSYIDIPRIVRKTIADIGYTKSHVGFDAETCGVSVSIDEQSPDIAMGVDRALETKEAGSHEAFDLIGAGDQGMMFGYACRETNELMPLPITLAHNLTRMLASVRKNENIPYLRPDGKSQVTVEYDGQRPVRVDAVVISTQHEPDVPLDTLRQEVTERVIDHVIPKALRDKDLRVFVNPTGRFVIGGPKGDAGLTGRKIIADTYGGMSRHGGGAFSGKDPTKVDRSAAYMARYVAKNVVAAGLADRCELQVAYAIGVAHPVSVLVETFGTAKIDEEKIAALVAKHFDLRPAAIIRHLDLRRPIYQQTAAYGHFGRPDLNLPWEQIDKAATLREAAGLKGAPPDPELTLVG
- a CDS encoding IlvD/Edd family dehydratase, with product MGGQSNGSKRNGKGSGELRSHGWFSKNDRDGFIHRSWMRSEGFAPDVFDGRPVIGICNSWSELTSCNVHLRRIAESVKRGVWEAGGWPLEFPTISLGETYMRPTAMLFRNLMSMDVEECLRANPVDGVVLLSGCDKTTPAQLMGAASVDLPTLQLTGGPMLNGKWRGEDIGSGTAVWRLSEDVRAGKLTTEEFFEAEAGQSRSNGHCMTMGTASTMASMSEALGMAPTGNAAIPAVDSRRYALAQLAGRRIVEMVREDLRMSKIATREAFENAIRVNAAIGGSTNAVIHLLAIAGRLGVPLELDDFDRLGHDLPLLVNLMPSGKYLMEDFYYAGGVPVVMRELSKNRLLNDRAMTVSGKPMGDNIADAKNWNSDVIATFEKPFQEHAGIAVLKGSLAPTGAVIKPSAATPKLLKHGGRAVVFENVEDFHARIDDPNLDVDETCVLVLKGAGPKGYPGMPEVGNMPLPPKILAKGITDMVRVSDGRMSGTAYGTVVLHTAPEAANGGPLGLVKSGDRIELDVNARRLDLAVSETELDARRRAQHYPPVSFERGYGRLYVDHVLGPERGADLDFLVGHSGAFVARESH
- a CDS encoding DHA2 family efflux MFS transporter permease subunit, producing the protein MAQQDLGSNVVEYGSARVIVVIGVMLATLLQTLDTTIVNVALPTIQGNLGATIDEGAWIVTGYIISAVVIIPLTPWLQLRFGRRQYYATAIFGFTIASMLCGISSSIEQLIFWRIVQGAFGGGLIATGQATLRDTFPKAQLGASQAIFALGAIVGPSVGPYLGGLLTDNYAWNWVFFINLVPGTLAGIIVLMRLRNPTEPRKLPIDAIGLSLLAIGLGSLQYVLGQGERSEWFDSGVIRFFVASTAAALIAFVWWELRTNNPVVDLRVLKFRSVWSGSMLAFTVGASLYGAIVILPQYVQGILGFTATLSGELIFVRAICIAITTIPIANLVGRGKLDARLSLGIGFLLLSVSNYLQCLDTTSISTFWTFLWAQLTGGVGLGMLFVPISIAVLSAVPQDVAPKAVAFTSLSLQLGGSISTAILVTLLDRRAAAHLSDLAGNATLRNPAVAEWLAHRLPLAQLFGIINREALTLAFADASMFLALLSLVLAPLVFLIRKPAPHNPQQAQHVSIEAA
- the ahcY gene encoding adenosylhomocysteinase, coding for MHVIESARGDIKDASLAQAGRSRIEWAGSFMPVLGQIRDRFAKEKPLAGVRIGACLHVTTETANLMLALKAGGAQIALCASNPLSTQDDVAAALAETYEIPTFAIKGEDNKTYYSHIEAVIASKPQMSMDDGCDLVTAITTKHKELLAGMIGGCEETTTGVIRLRAMQKDNVLPYPVIAVNDALTKHMFDNRYGTGQSTLDGIIRATNVLLAGSTVVVCGYGWCGRGVASRAKGLGAHVIVTEVDPRKAIEAVMDGFMVMEMNDAAKLGDVFVTVTGNYHVVNEKHFTSMKDGAIVCNSGHFNDEIDLESLARIATERESPRTFVERYTLGNGKRVSILADGRLVNLAAGEGHPAAVMDMSFANQAMAAAHLVKHHKSLEKKVYPVPESIDEEVALLKLAAMNVRIDTLTPEQAKYLASWSEGTT